From the Leptotrichia sp. oral taxon 221 genome, one window contains:
- the rpoC gene encoding DNA-directed RNA polymerase subunit beta' has translation MSIRDFDSIQIKLASPEKILEWSYGEITKAETINYRTLKPEMDGLFCEKIFGPSKDYECSCGKYKRMRYQGVVCEKCGVEVTTAKVRRERMGHIKLATPIAHIWYSKGTPNRMGLLLGISTKELESVLYFSRYIVTDKGETELEKGKILTDREYRLYQSQYKNGFTAKMGAEGILKLLEEIDLHELEKKLELEMDTETSSQKRKKVIKRLKIVRDLIVANNRPEWMILTVLPVIPADLRPMVQLDGGRFATSDLNDLYRRVINRNIRLKKLMSINAPEIVIKNEKRMLQEAVDALIDNGRRGKPVVTQNNRELKSLSDMLKGKQGRFRQNLLGKRVDYSGRSVIVVGPSLKMNQCGLPKKMALELYKPFLMRELVKRELASNIKVAKKMVEEEDENVWELIEEIIKNHPVLLNRAPTLHRLSIQAFEPILIEGKAIRLHPLVCSAFNADFDGDQMAVHLVLSQEAQMEAKLLMLATNNIIAPSSGKPIAVPSQDMVMGCYYMTKERKGEKGEGKSFSSKNQLITAYQIKEIGTHAIVNVRIDGEMVKTTPGRLMFNLLLPKEVRSYDKTFGKKELATLIAELYKRYGFEKTAELIDKLKNFGFHYGTLAGITVGIEDLEIPESKKAILEKAEKDVAEIEEQYKAGDIIDEERYRKTVSIWSEATNKVTAEMMGNLDEFNPVFMMANSGARGSVAQMRQLGGMRGLMADTQGRIIEVPIKANFREGLNILEFFMSSHGARKGLADTALRTADSGYLTRRLVDVSHEVIVNHDDCGSTGGILVSDLVEAGEVIEKLSERIYGRYLSEDLVCNGEVIAPKNTLVKDELIKKIEELDIREVSIRSPLTCKLEKGVCKKCYGLDLSNHKEILKGEAVGVIAAQSIGEPGTQLTMRTFHTGGVATAASVQSDYKADIDGVVELKGIETLIDDKGEELVVSQTGRVIIGTHRYEIPSGSILKVKQGEKVKKGQVLVEFDPYQVPIITSEEGRAEFRDIYVRENPDIKYGVTEKIAIKPIESNDVNPRIIIYNDDNKKVAEYNIPYNAYLMINEGDHVKKGQIITKILKTGEGNKDITGGLPRVQELFEARNPKGKATLSEVSGRVVFSDKKKKGMRLILIEDPETGELIREYTVPVGEHLVVTNEMIIEKGAKITDGPVSPHDILKIKGLVAAQQFILESVQQVYREQGVSVNDKHIEIIVKQMFQKIKIKEPGDSLFLEEELIDKKIVDKENEILISKGKKPATYEPVIQGITKAAVNTESFISASSFQETTKVLANAAVEGKIDKLEGLKENVIIGKKIPGGTGFKDYKYLDATLKSDLEAEAEAEKMAAELLEKESEETEEVVETTEE, from the coding sequence ATGAGTATAAGAGATTTTGATAGTATTCAAATAAAATTAGCGTCACCTGAAAAGATTTTAGAGTGGTCTTATGGTGAAATAACAAAAGCAGAAACTATAAATTATAGAACATTAAAACCTGAAATGGACGGGTTATTTTGTGAAAAAATATTTGGACCATCAAAAGATTATGAATGTTCTTGTGGTAAATATAAAAGAATGAGATATCAAGGTGTGGTTTGTGAAAAATGTGGTGTTGAAGTTACAACGGCTAAAGTAAGAAGAGAAAGAATGGGTCACATTAAATTGGCTACACCGATTGCTCATATTTGGTATTCAAAAGGAACACCTAATAGAATGGGTCTTTTGTTAGGAATTAGTACAAAAGAATTGGAATCAGTGTTATATTTTTCAAGATATATAGTAACTGATAAAGGTGAAACAGAGCTTGAAAAAGGAAAAATTTTGACTGATAGAGAATATAGATTATATCAAAGTCAATATAAAAATGGATTTACTGCTAAAATGGGAGCAGAAGGAATCTTGAAATTGCTAGAAGAAATTGATTTACATGAATTAGAAAAAAAATTAGAATTAGAAATGGATACAGAAACTTCTTCACAAAAGAGAAAAAAAGTAATTAAAAGATTAAAAATTGTAAGAGATTTGATAGTAGCAAATAATAGACCTGAATGGATGATTTTAACTGTATTGCCAGTTATTCCTGCTGATTTGAGACCAATGGTTCAATTAGATGGTGGAAGATTTGCAACTTCTGATTTAAATGATTTGTATAGAAGAGTAATTAATAGAAATATTAGACTTAAAAAATTGATGTCAATTAATGCACCAGAAATTGTAATAAAAAATGAGAAAAGAATGTTGCAAGAAGCTGTGGATGCTTTAATTGATAATGGTAGAAGAGGAAAACCAGTTGTTACTCAAAATAATAGAGAATTAAAATCATTGTCAGATATGTTAAAAGGGAAACAAGGTAGATTTAGACAAAACTTATTAGGAAAAAGGGTTGATTATTCAGGAAGATCGGTTATCGTAGTAGGACCTAGCTTGAAAATGAATCAATGTGGGTTACCTAAAAAAATGGCATTGGAATTATATAAACCATTCTTAATGAGAGAATTAGTTAAAAGAGAATTAGCTTCAAATATTAAAGTTGCTAAAAAAATGGTTGAAGAAGAAGATGAAAATGTATGGGAATTGATTGAAGAAATTATTAAAAATCATCCAGTTCTATTAAACCGTGCCCCAACATTACATAGATTGTCAATTCAAGCATTTGAACCAATTTTAATTGAAGGGAAAGCTATTAGATTACATCCGTTAGTATGTTCTGCATTTAATGCGGATTTCGATGGTGACCAAATGGCAGTTCACTTGGTATTATCACAAGAAGCACAAATGGAAGCAAAATTATTAATGTTGGCAACAAATAATATTATTGCACCTTCAAGTGGTAAACCAATTGCAGTACCTTCGCAAGATATGGTAATGGGATGTTACTACATGACTAAAGAAAGAAAAGGCGAAAAAGGAGAAGGGAAATCATTCTCTAGTAAAAATCAATTAATAACAGCGTATCAAATTAAAGAAATTGGAACGCACGCTATTGTGAATGTAAGAATTGATGGAGAAATGGTAAAAACTACTCCAGGAAGATTAATGTTTAATTTACTTTTACCTAAAGAAGTAAGATCTTATGACAAAACTTTTGGTAAAAAAGAATTGGCAACATTAATAGCTGAATTATATAAAAGATATGGATTTGAGAAAACAGCTGAATTAATAGATAAATTGAAAAACTTTGGATTCCATTACGGAACATTGGCGGGAATTACAGTTGGAATAGAAGATTTGGAAATTCCTGAAAGTAAAAAAGCAATATTAGAAAAAGCTGAAAAAGATGTAGCGGAAATTGAAGAACAATATAAAGCTGGAGATATTATCGATGAGGAAAGATATAGAAAAACAGTAAGTATTTGGTCTGAAGCTACAAATAAAGTAACAGCTGAAATGATGGGAAATCTTGATGAATTTAATCCAGTATTCATGATGGCAAACTCAGGAGCCAGAGGATCAGTTGCACAAATGAGACAATTAGGTGGAATGCGTGGATTGATGGCAGATACGCAAGGTAGAATCATTGAGGTACCAATTAAAGCGAACTTTAGAGAAGGGTTGAATATTTTGGAATTCTTCATGTCATCACATGGAGCTAGAAAAGGATTGGCGGATACGGCATTAAGAACAGCCGATTCAGGATATTTGACTCGTAGATTGGTTGACGTTTCACATGAAGTTATTGTAAACCATGATGATTGTGGAAGTACTGGTGGAATTTTAGTTTCTGATTTGGTTGAAGCTGGGGAAGTAATTGAAAAATTATCAGAAAGAATTTATGGAAGATACTTATCTGAAGATTTAGTTTGTAATGGAGAAGTTATTGCTCCAAAAAATACTTTAGTAAAAGATGAGTTAATTAAGAAAATTGAAGAATTAGATATAAGAGAAGTAAGTATCAGATCTCCATTAACTTGTAAATTGGAAAAAGGTGTATGTAAAAAATGTTATGGATTAGACTTATCTAATCATAAAGAAATTTTAAAAGGGGAAGCAGTTGGAGTTATTGCAGCACAATCAATTGGGGAACCTGGTACACAGTTGACAATGCGTACATTCCATACAGGTGGAGTAGCAACAGCAGCTTCTGTTCAATCAGATTATAAAGCTGATATTGATGGAGTAGTTGAATTAAAAGGTATCGAAACATTAATTGATGATAAAGGTGAAGAATTAGTAGTTTCACAAACAGGAAGAGTAATTATAGGAACACATAGATATGAAATCCCATCTGGATCTATTTTAAAAGTAAAACAAGGTGAGAAAGTTAAAAAAGGACAAGTTTTAGTTGAATTTGATCCATATCAAGTACCTATTATTACATCTGAAGAAGGAAGAGCAGAATTTAGAGATATCTACGTAAGAGAAAATCCAGATATTAAATATGGAGTTACTGAAAAAATTGCGATAAAACCAATTGAAAGTAATGATGTAAACCCTAGAATTATTATTTATAATGATGATAATAAAAAAGTTGCTGAATATAATATTCCTTATAACGCTTATTTGATGATAAATGAAGGAGATCACGTTAAAAAAGGACAAATTATTACAAAAATCTTGAAAACTGGTGAAGGGAACAAAGATATTACTGGAGGTCTTCCTAGGGTACAAGAATTGTTTGAAGCTAGAAATCCAAAAGGGAAAGCAACATTATCAGAAGTGTCTGGTAGGGTAGTATTCTCAGATAAAAAGAAAAAAGGTATGAGATTGATACTTATTGAAGATCCAGAAACAGGAGAATTAATTAGAGAGTATACAGTTCCAGTTGGGGAACATTTAGTTGTTACTAATGAAATGATTATTGAAAAAGGTGCTAAAATAACTGATGGACCTGTATCACCACATGATATCTTGAAAATTAAAGGATTGGTAGCGGCACAACAATTTATACTTGAATCAGTGCAACAAGTGTATAGAGAACAAGGAGTTTCGGTAAATGATAAACATATTGAAATTATCGTAAAACAAATGTTCCAAAAAATTAAGATTAAAGAACCTGGAGATTCATTATTCTTAGAAGAAGAATTAATCGATAAGAAAATTGTTGATAAAGAAAATGAAATCTTAATTTCAAAAGGTAAAAAACCAGCAACATATGAACCGGTAATTCAAGGTATTACTAAAGCAGCTGTAAATACAGAAAGCTTTATATCAGCATCTTCATTCCAAGAAACTACAAAAGTGCTTGCTAATGCAGCAGTTGAAGGAAAAATTGATAAGTTAGAAGGATTGAAAGAAAATGTAATTATAGGTAAGAAAATACCTGGAGGAACAGGATTTAAAGATTACAAATATTTAGATGCAACTTTGAAAAGTGATTTAGAAGCTGAGGCTGAAGCTGAAAAAATGGCGGCTGAATTATTAGAAAAAGAAAGTGAAGAAACCGAAGAAGTAGTTGAAACTACAGAAGAGTAA
- the gmk gene encoding guanylate kinase, translated as MKKGKLVIVSGPSGSGKSTVTKIVKDRLNIPLSISATTRQPRVGEVDGKDYYFLTTEEFENKIKNDEFYEYANVHGNYYGTLKKVVEDNLDKGLNVILEIDVQGALIAKEKKKDAVLVFFKTENMEILENRLRNRKTDSEEVIKTRLENALKELEYQPKYDYTIINVDIEKSCEKLINIINE; from the coding sequence ATGAAAAAAGGTAAGCTTGTGATAGTTTCTGGTCCAAGTGGTTCTGGGAAATCGACCGTAACAAAAATTGTAAAAGATAGATTAAATATACCGTTATCAATATCTGCAACTACAAGGCAGCCAAGAGTTGGAGAAGTTGATGGAAAAGACTATTATTTTTTAACGACTGAAGAATTTGAAAATAAAATAAAAAATGATGAATTTTACGAATATGCAAATGTTCATGGAAATTATTACGGTACTTTGAAAAAGGTAGTGGAAGATAATTTAGACAAAGGATTGAATGTCATTTTGGAAATTGATGTTCAAGGAGCATTAATTGCAAAAGAAAAGAAAAAAGATGCAGTATTAGTATTTTTCAAAACTGAAAATATGGAAATTCTTGAAAATAGATTGAGAAATAGAAAAACAGATTCAGAAGAAGTGATAAAGACTCGTTTAGAGAATGCATTGAAAGAGTTGGAATATCAACCAAAATATGATTATACAATAATAAATGTTGATATAGAAAAATCATGTGAAAAACTTATTAATATTATTAATGAGTAG
- a CDS encoding DNA-directed RNA polymerase subunit omega has protein sequence MKRKKITIDELLEKMPNKYELAIISGKIAKKEFMKGCNKSEIMDNVFDDIMNDEVVVINEETIKDDE, from the coding sequence ATGAAAAGAAAAAAAATAACAATAGATGAATTATTAGAAAAAATGCCTAATAAATATGAATTGGCTATTATTTCTGGGAAAATTGCAAAAAAAGAATTTATGAAGGGTTGTAATAAATCTGAAATAATGGACAATGTTTTTGATGACATAATGAATGATGAAGTTGTAGTTATTAATGAAGAAACTATAAAAGATGATGAATAA
- the dnaG gene encoding DNA primase, which produces MKYQKEEIEKFIEALDIVEVIGEYVNLKKVGSNYKGLSPFKDERTPSFVVSPVKGIFKDFSTGIGGNAVSFYMKINDLSFIEAVEELAQKYNIPLSANKNYQMYYKKDFEVYYSIMEEALSFFKENIKKSEKAIKYMDERGFFTEDIEIYEIGFSLNGKDSLFKYLIEKGYNEKDILDLNLAKTNYEGEIFDTFRNRIMFPIYNSSKRVVAFGGRIIDESISKRAPKYLNSSDTKIFTKGIELFGLKEKARIIKEKGYAILMEGYLDVLRAYKNGFFNSVASLGTAFTKQQAMLIKRYTENVVISYDNDEAGKEAVTKAGMILQENGFKIKCIVMGDNVKEKDPDEFMKAHGKEGFVRALKESKDFFDFLYVKYTKNLDLNDRLTKRNVVQQFKQYFKILPEIDKVFYAEKLAERLNIKEEVILREYDFSGTFREEENISSENREKNYNKKNKEKINKYSKIQEETIKKVENKLMGNFLYEELEKSTLKYLLKYYFDKNGKCDKLMNKKFTTSRYVKIFENLKEFDFNFKKIQIELEKEEVEKLNKVRLDELKLLKKEIISIEMDVGIMIDDRDRYFREIYTSWIKRIIKNRIEELKEKKETLKEEIEKLELQGLNSEDSKYREYKVKLGKVLEKQVKYRMLGLKCSPDKLNDEVINEIETEININEFNYIN; this is translated from the coding sequence ATGAAATACCAGAAAGAAGAGATTGAAAAGTTTATTGAAGCTTTGGATATAGTTGAAGTTATAGGCGAGTATGTAAATTTAAAAAAGGTAGGTTCGAACTATAAGGGGCTTTCTCCTTTTAAAGATGAGAGGACGCCGTCGTTTGTAGTTAGTCCAGTAAAAGGAATTTTTAAAGATTTTAGTACAGGAATTGGTGGAAATGCTGTAAGTTTTTATATGAAGATAAATGACTTGAGCTTTATTGAAGCTGTGGAGGAACTAGCTCAAAAATATAATATTCCATTAAGTGCTAATAAAAATTATCAAATGTATTATAAAAAAGACTTTGAAGTTTATTATAGCATTATGGAAGAAGCTTTGTCTTTTTTTAAAGAGAATATAAAAAAATCAGAAAAAGCTATAAAATATATGGATGAGAGAGGTTTTTTTACAGAAGATATAGAAATTTATGAAATAGGATTTTCGCTAAATGGTAAGGATAGCTTGTTTAAGTATTTGATAGAAAAAGGATACAACGAGAAGGATATTTTAGATTTAAATTTAGCAAAAACTAATTACGAGGGAGAAATTTTTGATACTTTTAGAAATAGAATAATGTTCCCAATTTACAATAGTTCTAAGAGAGTTGTTGCATTTGGAGGAAGAATAATTGATGAGAGCATTTCTAAGAGGGCACCAAAATATTTGAACTCTTCTGATACGAAAATTTTTACTAAAGGTATAGAACTTTTTGGACTAAAAGAAAAAGCTAGGATTATAAAAGAAAAAGGCTACGCAATCCTTATGGAAGGGTATTTAGATGTTTTAAGAGCTTATAAAAATGGTTTTTTTAATTCTGTTGCAAGTTTGGGGACAGCTTTTACAAAACAACAGGCTATGTTAATAAAAAGATATACAGAAAATGTTGTTATATCATATGATAACGATGAAGCTGGAAAAGAAGCTGTAACAAAGGCTGGAATGATTTTGCAGGAAAATGGTTTTAAAATTAAGTGCATCGTTATGGGGGATAATGTAAAAGAAAAAGATCCAGATGAGTTTATGAAAGCTCACGGAAAAGAAGGATTTGTAAGAGCATTAAAGGAATCAAAAGATTTTTTTGATTTTTTGTATGTAAAGTATACGAAGAATTTAGATTTGAATGACAGATTAACCAAAAGAAATGTAGTACAACAATTTAAGCAATATTTTAAAATATTGCCAGAAATTGATAAAGTTTTTTATGCAGAAAAATTAGCTGAAAGACTTAATATAAAAGAAGAAGTTATATTAAGAGAATATGATTTTTCAGGGACTTTTAGAGAAGAAGAAAATATTTCTTCAGAAAATAGAGAGAAAAATTATAATAAAAAAAATAAAGAAAAAATCAATAAATATAGTAAAATTCAAGAAGAAACGATAAAAAAAGTAGAAAATAAACTTATGGGGAATTTTCTTTATGAAGAATTAGAAAAGAGTACTTTAAAATATTTATTGAAATATTATTTTGACAAAAATGGAAAATGTGATAAATTGATGAACAAGAAATTTACTACTTCAAGATATGTAAAAATATTTGAAAATTTAAAAGAATTTGATTTTAATTTTAAAAAGATTCAAATAGAATTGGAAAAAGAGGAAGTAGAGAAATTAAACAAAGTTCGGCTTGATGAGTTAAAGTTATTAAAAAAAGAGATTATAAGCATTGAGATGGATGTTGGAATAATGATTGATGATAGGGATAGATATTTTAGAGAAATTTATACGAGCTGGATAAAAAGAATTATAAAAAATAGAATTGAAGAATTAAAAGAGAAAAAAGAAACTTTGAAAGAGGAAATTGAAAAGTTAGAATTACAAGGCTTAAATTCAGAAGATTCGAAATATCGGGAGTATAAAGTAAAGTTAGGGAAAGTACTAGAAAAACAGGTTAAATATCGAATGTTGGGATTGAAGTGCAGTCCTGATAAGTTAAATGATGAAGTTATCAATGAAATAGAAACAGAAATAAATATTAATGAATTCAATTATATCAATTAA
- a CDS encoding mannose-1-phosphate guanylyltransferase, which translates to MERVALIMAGGSGTRFWPLSTTSRPKQFLDLVSEKTMIRETVDRISRIVPSEKIFIATNISYFEIIKKELPEISEKNIIFEPMARDTAACIGYAAEIIKKFYEDSVMAVLPSDHLIRKEEEFLSYLEFAFEKAEKDRIITLGIKPSYPETGYGYIEYIDKKKNHHDEMEIYKVKRFREKPNKELAERYIEQGNYLWNSGMFVWKSEFILHEIKKYMETHKIVLEEIENLLGKIDLNEIYGKKLSDYVSSVFKKFEKISIDFGVMEHTRSVSVIPADIDWNDVGSFKSLEEVFPKDENNNIIKSEKYEEIESEGNIIINKENKKIIATIGVEDIVIVNTEDALLVCHKDKSQEIKKILDKIEKK; encoded by the coding sequence ATGGAAAGAGTAGCATTAATAATGGCTGGGGGTAGTGGAACAAGATTTTGGCCATTGTCAACAACATCAAGACCGAAGCAATTTTTAGATTTGGTATCAGAGAAAACAATGATAAGGGAAACAGTAGATAGGATTTCTAGGATAGTTCCGAGCGAAAAAATATTTATTGCAACAAATATTTCTTATTTTGAGATAATCAAAAAAGAGTTGCCAGAGATTTCAGAAAAAAATATTATTTTTGAGCCAATGGCTAGAGATACGGCGGCTTGTATTGGTTATGCAGCTGAAATTATTAAAAAGTTTTATGAAGATAGTGTAATGGCTGTGTTGCCGTCAGATCATTTGATTAGAAAAGAAGAAGAATTTTTAAGTTATTTGGAATTTGCATTTGAAAAGGCAGAAAAAGATAGAATTATAACGCTTGGAATAAAACCTTCTTATCCAGAAACTGGATATGGATACATTGAATATATTGATAAGAAAAAAAACCATCATGATGAAATGGAGATTTATAAAGTAAAACGATTTAGAGAAAAACCGAATAAAGAACTTGCTGAAAGATATATAGAACAAGGAAATTATTTGTGGAATAGTGGAATGTTCGTTTGGAAATCAGAATTTATTTTGCATGAGATTAAGAAATATATGGAAACTCATAAAATTGTTTTGGAAGAAATTGAAAATTTATTAGGAAAAATTGATTTGAATGAAATTTATGGGAAAAAGCTGAGCGATTATGTAAGTAGTGTGTTTAAAAAATTTGAGAAAATATCAATTGATTTTGGAGTAATGGAGCATACACGATCGGTTTCAGTGATTCCAGCAGATATTGATTGGAACGATGTTGGAAGTTTTAAATCATTGGAAGAAGTGTTTCCAAAAGATGAAAATAATAATATTATAAAATCTGAAAAATATGAAGAGATTGAGTCAGAAGGAAATATTATAATTAATAAAGAAAATAAAAAAATTATTGCGACAATTGGGGTAGAAGACATTGTCATCGTTAATACTGAGGATGCCTTACTTGTTTGTCATAAAGATAAAAGTCAGGAAATTAAGAAAATTTTGGATAAAATAGAGAAAAAATAG
- a CDS encoding Nif3-like dinuclear metal center hexameric protein, giving the protein MRLRDIIGELETLYHPKIAEDWDNVGLLVGDENRDINKMLFCLDLTEKAVDEAVEKGVDLIISHHPAIFSGMKRITTENLQGRKVLKLIENKIAVYSIHTNCDFAANGLNDFVFEKLELNGNVEIVNQYEFDEYNFRKNRIDRIRGGSVRIKTLDHEITLQVLVEKIKYHLGLDYVRFVGDKNRKIRRIGLVTGGGSSFMHDIKDRIDVFLTGDLRHHESLDALEEGGLLVDIGHYESEYLFADLMEREISRFFDGEMIKYFGEEVFQLG; this is encoded by the coding sequence ATGAGATTAAGGGATATAATAGGAGAGTTGGAAACTTTGTATCATCCTAAAATTGCGGAAGATTGGGACAATGTTGGGTTATTAGTTGGAGATGAAAATAGAGATATTAATAAAATGTTGTTTTGTTTAGATTTGACGGAGAAAGCTGTAGATGAAGCTGTTGAAAAAGGAGTGGACTTGATAATTTCACATCATCCAGCGATTTTTTCAGGAATGAAAAGAATAACAACTGAAAATCTTCAAGGAAGAAAAGTTTTAAAATTAATAGAAAATAAAATAGCAGTGTATTCGATACATACAAATTGTGATTTTGCAGCGAATGGATTGAATGATTTTGTATTTGAGAAATTAGAATTGAATGGAAATGTAGAAATTGTTAATCAATATGAATTTGATGAATATAATTTTAGAAAGAATAGAATCGATAGAATTCGTGGAGGATCTGTGAGAATAAAAACTTTAGATCATGAGATTACTTTACAAGTTTTAGTTGAAAAAATAAAATATCATTTAGGATTAGATTATGTGAGATTTGTTGGAGATAAAAATCGTAAGATTAGAAGAATCGGACTTGTAACTGGTGGAGGAAGTTCGTTTATGCATGATATTAAAGATAGAATTGATGTATTTTTGACAGGAGATTTGCGACATCATGAATCGCTTGATGCTTTAGAAGAAGGCGGATTATTGGTAGATATAGGGCATTATGAAAGTGAGTATTTATTTGCGGATTTAATGGAACGAGAAATATCTAGATTTTTTGATGGAGAAATGATTAAATATTTTGGTGAAGAAGTATTTCAATTAGGATAA
- the rpoD gene encoding RNA polymerase sigma factor RpoD gives MSEKKGTLKNSLTNFIKQAREQKVASYEEINEILSVGFSTDKIDQFIKKLTDDGVQIVDTIKEKEMLLKVPDSLEEIEKLELNDFEEDAHDKFVESEIDETEVDKLLKADLMKMAESMDVDEPIKMYLREIGQIPLLSYEEEIEYAQRVLEGDEEAKQKLIESNLRLVVSIAKKHTNRGLKMLDLIQEGNMGLMKAVEKFEYEKGFKFSTYATWWIRQAITRAIADQGRTIRIPVHMIETINKIKKESRIILQETGKEPTAEELAVKLEIPVDKVKNILEMNQDPISLETPVGSEEDSELGDFVEDDKFANPYDATTRVLLKEQLDEVLKTLNEREEKVLRYRYGLDDGSQKTLEEVGKIFNVTRERIRQIEVKALRKLRHPSRRKKLEDYRS, from the coding sequence ATGTCTGAAAAAAAGGGAACGTTAAAAAATAGTCTCACCAATTTTATAAAACAAGCAAGAGAGCAGAAAGTAGCTAGTTACGAAGAAATCAATGAAATTTTATCTGTAGGTTTTTCCACTGATAAAATTGATCAATTTATAAAAAAATTAACAGATGACGGTGTTCAAATAGTTGATACTATTAAAGAAAAAGAAATGTTGTTAAAAGTACCTGATTCCTTAGAAGAAATAGAAAAATTAGAATTGAATGATTTTGAAGAAGATGCTCATGATAAATTTGTTGAAAGTGAAATTGATGAAACAGAAGTAGATAAATTATTAAAAGCAGATTTAATGAAAATGGCTGAAAGCATGGATGTAGATGAGCCAATAAAAATGTACTTAAGAGAAATTGGTCAAATACCTTTGTTAAGTTACGAAGAAGAAATTGAGTATGCGCAAAGAGTTTTAGAAGGCGATGAAGAAGCTAAACAAAAATTGATCGAATCAAATTTAAGATTAGTTGTAAGTATTGCAAAAAAACATACTAATAGAGGTTTGAAAATGCTTGATTTAATTCAAGAAGGAAATATGGGATTGATGAAAGCTGTTGAAAAATTTGAGTATGAAAAAGGATTTAAGTTTTCAACATATGCAACTTGGTGGATAAGACAGGCGATTACACGTGCGATTGCAGATCAAGGAAGAACGATAAGAATACCAGTTCATATGATTGAGACAATAAATAAAATTAAAAAGGAAAGCAGAATAATTTTACAAGAAACTGGAAAAGAACCGACTGCAGAAGAATTGGCTGTAAAATTGGAAATACCAGTAGATAAAGTGAAAAATATTTTGGAAATGAATCAAGATCCGATTTCGCTTGAAACACCAGTAGGTAGTGAAGAAGACAGTGAATTAGGTGATTTTGTTGAGGATGATAAATTTGCAAATCCATATGATGCAACAACAAGGGTATTGTTGAAGGAACAATTAGATGAAGTATTGAAAACATTGAATGAAAGAGAAGAAAAAGTTTTAAGATACAGATATGGTCTTGATGATGGTTCGCAAAAAACATTGGAAGAAGTAGGAAAAATCTTTAATGTTACAAGAGAGCGTATTAGACAAATTGAAGTTAAGGCTTTGAGAAAATTGAGACATCCAAGTAGAAGAAAAAAATTAGAGGATTATAGGAGCTAA
- a CDS encoding RNA polymerase subunit sigma yields the protein MIKRIMEDIRKKGNYSFEKIIEQNSLSDDDFFELLKMIHLENIPEVRTSVDGQDFIMLENENFYVEEKDTIKYYLEEIKEKYEDLKDKIDDNDIELIDKYLKVAVKESLLYSKYGFSFLDTVQEATLGVLSSFNYYDQIKEITKTPEEFIKNFAIKYILEFQKNMLKDIKSSELSYILYLKVKLDKEMGHSIDEICKQMNVTKEYIHDLENLFENVELEELIQSEEIFKKADKITQMYILENIPKKLNYIDERILVMTYGLEDKVYDEKEISKALNISKHNVNILKEKALSKLSIDLLQNDFTSASEEMDYTVN from the coding sequence ATGATAAAGAGAATAATGGAAGATATTAGAAAAAAGGGAAATTATAGTTTTGAAAAAATAATAGAGCAAAATAGTTTGTCAGATGATGATTTTTTTGAACTTTTAAAGATGATTCATTTGGAAAATATTCCTGAAGTAAGAACATCTGTGGATGGACAAGATTTTATAATGCTTGAGAATGAGAATTTTTATGTAGAAGAAAAAGATACAATTAAATATTATTTGGAAGAAATTAAAGAAAAATATGAAGATTTAAAAGATAAAATTGATGATAATGATATAGAGTTGATTGATAAATATTTAAAAGTTGCAGTTAAGGAAAGTTTGTTGTATTCAAAATATGGATTTTCATTTTTGGATACAGTTCAAGAGGCTACGTTAGGTGTTTTGTCTAGCTTTAATTATTATGATCAAATAAAAGAAATCACGAAAACTCCAGAAGAATTTATAAAAAATTTTGCAATAAAATATATTTTAGAGTTTCAAAAAAACATGTTAAAAGATATTAAATCTTCAGAATTATCGTATATTTTGTATTTGAAAGTAAAATTGGATAAGGAAATGGGGCATTCAATTGATGAAATATGTAAACAAATGAATGTGACAAAAGAGTATATTCATGATTTGGAAAATTTATTTGAAAATGTTGAATTGGAAGAATTAATTCAAAGTGAGGAAATATTTAAGAAGGCTGATAAAATTACTCAAATGTATATTTTGGAAAATATACCGAAAAAGCTGAATTATATTGATGAGAGAATTCTAGTTATGACGTATGGATTAGAAGATAAAGTTTATGATGAAAAAGAAATTTCAAAGGCTTTAAATATTTCTAAACATAACGTTAATATTTTGAAGGAGAAGGCATTGAGTAAATTATCAATTGATTTGTTACAAAATGATTTTACGAGTGCTAGTGAAGAAATGGATTATACCGTAAATTAA